CTTTTCTTTCAAATAGTTCTTCAATGTCTACAACGGCAGGGATGGGATGTTCCACGATTTTGGCAATCCGTTCGACAGTCGGAGTCAGCCGATTGACAAACACGCCTTCATCCAATTCAATAGCGACTGCGAAATCAAAAGCCTTTGCTATTTCCATGGCTTTCTTAAAATCATCCTTTGGAATAAGGTGTCTCCTTATCACAGTGCCATCCAGTAAGACACAGTCAGCTCCATTCAATGCTATAATTCCATCATACGGAACAGCAGCTATTTCATGAAGGTCACCTGCTGCTCTGCCGGTAGCAATGACTATTCGAATCCCACGGTCATGAATCTCCTTAAGGGCTTCAACAGAAGATTGCAATACTTCATGAGTTTCAAAACTCACCAATGTTCCATCCACATCGAGCATGATTGCTTTTATCATAACATCTATATTTTTTTTATTTACAGTCTATTACCCAGCGACAAAGTTACTGAAAAAATCCCCATAGCAGGTATACCACCAATACATAAAATAAAAAAGGCAAAAGGAAACAAGATCCTTTTGCCCTATACCTATTGATACCTACTGAAAAATGATAGTTAACGTTTAGCGGAAGTCCTTCAACTCTTCCTGTAATTTCTGACGGGTAAAGAATATGCGGCTTTTTACAGTACCTAACGGAAGATTCAACTTTTCTGCGATCTCACGGTACTTGAATCCTGAAATATGCATAGCAAATGGAACTCTGTATTCTTTAGGCAGAGCATTGACTACGCGGTGCATTTCCTTTAAATCGTAAGCTCTTTCTGTACTTTCAAAACCTGACTCTTGTGGCAGATTCAGATGATAGAGGTTTTCAGTCTGATCGACAAAAGTCTGATCGCGCACTACTTTGCGGTAATTATTAATAAAGATGTTCCGCATTATAGTATACATCCATCCTTTAAAATTTGTGTCGGGGGTATATTTGTCTTCGTTATCCAATGCTTTTAATGAGGTTTCTTGTAACAAATCGTTTGCTTCTTCACGATCGGTTGTCAGTTTGTATGCGAAGCGGAGTAATTCATCCTGTACTCCTATCAGATCTTTCCTGAAGGTTAAACTTTTCATATACGCTATTTTTAAATTGTGAGTATTCGTTTTTATAATTTTGATGTTGCAAGTTTACGGGTTTTCAACAAATGTGGCAGGTGAAGAACAGACATTGTTTAGGGGAAAATCTATCGGTTGATAGAATTTAGGTCATTTCTGATAGTATTCGGGTGGTTTTTAATCCGCATTACAGCAAAAATCCCATTTTGAAGTCACACCTGACTCAAAATGGGATAACACAAACAAAACAAACAATATTAGCGATTTTCACAAACAGCTGTCTTTTTATATTAAAAAATTCATAAGACTTAATTTAAAATCTGTCGCTTAAACATTCTTTTTATGGGGGCAAAAGTATTATTTTCCGGCAAAATGGAACGTATGATTTAAGAATAGTTATAAAGAATAATTGTTTTATGTATAAAAAATTGTGTCCAAATATAAAGAATTGTATCTCATAACTAGTATAAAAAGTGGCATAAATTAGTCTTTCGACGATATTTTATAATATCTCACACATTCCAAAGTGATGTAAATTCTCCTACTTCTTTTTTCACGTAAGAATTAATTTCTATATTTGGGCAATGTACAACCAAATACCAATTTATTATCCATGACTGATACTATTTCTTATCAATATGCAGCTCCTTCTACACTGCAACGGTCGGCCGATCAAGACGAACTGTTTCTTGCCAAATATAGCGAAATAGAAAAGAAAGAAGCTCCCTGTTTCTTTTGGGGAAAGCTGACACAACCTTATATGACGGCACGTTGCCTCATTGCATTATCCAACGTTGTGCAATCCAGTTTCAATCTGACACCAGCACAGCTTGCAATGCTGAAAGACCCAATTGTAACGGCTGGAAATAATCGTTTGCGCTTTGAAGGATTTTCTAATTGTGCAGGTGTATACGCCAGGGTCGATGTACTTCCTGATGGACACGACGGAGAATTCTTGGAAAACGGGACAACGAATGTAGATTTTAATCCCGGAATGATTTCTGCTTTAGGAGGAATAGGCAGACAGGAAAATGTAGTAATGTCGGTCGGTCCCAAAGAAGTGGGACTCTATAATAAAGGTGAGAAGGTGATAGAGCGAAAAGTACCTCTGCCCGTGAAATGGATAAAGGGGCTGACTACGGTGCAAATTTATCAATCCGTTGCCGAAAAGGTCTTTTCCTTCAATCGCATACAAACCCTGCAACTCTTCCAGACACTTCCGAAAAGTAGTGTGAAATGTGATTATTATTTAGTGATGCGTGGTCAAAAACCGGCCTTTTCACCGGTGAAAAGTATGAATGCCATCTGCATCGGAGGACTCCATCGTTTGCGCTTGCTCGAGCCTTTGCTTCCCTTTGCCGATGAGTTGAAAGTATTTGTGCATCCTACTATGCAATCTACTATCTGGCAACTTTATTTCGGTCCGGTCCGCTTCAGTCTTTCTCTTTCCCGCGAATGTTGGAGAGGATTTTCCGGAGAAGGTGCCGCACTGGAATCTCTGCTCGAAGACGTACCTGAAAGATGGATAGAGGCGATGGATAAATACAGTTACGCCAATCAACAGTTCAACCCCACTCTTTTTGCCATAAAAGAACATATTGACCTGGATAAGGTAGATTCTCTCTCGGCACGATTGGCAGCAATGGGGTTGCTGGGATTTGATTTGGATGAAAACAGTTTCTTCTACCGCCGTCTGCCTTTCAAAACCGAACGTATTTTGAGCCTCAATCCCCGAATGATAGCCGCTGAAAAGTTGCTGAAAGAAGAAAAAGTAGAAATCATTTCGAATGACGGTAACCGGACAGAAGCCCGTGTTGCAGGAAGCGGAGGAGTGAGGCATACCGTCATTCTGGACAGAGAGAACGAAAAAGAGCGTTGCACTTGCACCTGGTTTAGCAGCAATCAGGGAGAACGGGGAGCTTGCAAACATATTTTGGCAGTAAAGAAACTAGCGCAATGGAAGAACTAAAAAAAGAACTGGAGAAGTTATCCAAAGCTTATGTGGATACTCCGGAGAATGAAGAGAAGATATTAATCCCTTTTATCAAGAGATTATTGGAGTTGCCAATGAAGGACAGGCGGAAGTTGCTGCCGCTAATCCGGGAATTACAATGGATAAAAGGCAGGTTCGCTGGTTTCAGCAGTGAGACAACCTGTAGTCCGGCACGGGCACATTTTTTATCGGCAGTACAGTTTGTATGTGCCAACAAACGGGAGGTGGATATGGCATATCATGTGAAGTTTGATATGCTCTGCAAACTACTCCCACTTTACAACCCTGCCTGGCTGACAGACTTTATCAACGATGACAAAACATGGTTCAATTTCGATCTCAATTACGAAGAACTGATGCAGCTCATGGACATGGGATACCTCAAAGAAATTACGCCAAACCGCATAGCGCATGTACTCCCCTGGATTACCCTCATTAGAAAAAAGGGAGGCAAAGGAGACGATACTTTCAACAGTGAGCTATTACTCAAGCGGGATATTACACTGAAAGAGCACATCTGGACGCTTTTCGAACACGAATCAATCATCGGTTATCAGGATGACTGTGCCAAAAATGCTTATAAGAAAGGGATCACAACACGGGATGAAAGTATCAGTGCGGCCCTCTATCGCTATTCATTGGACGGTCATCTGGATAGAGAACGGCTACTAAGAACCACCCTCGCCACTTTTCACCGGAGCTTCAAAAAAGACATGGCAGGATGGTTTGCCAAATTCTTTGAAACGCTGCAACCGACCACCGGAGAATTGTTATCCTTACAGGAAGAGATCATGCAAACATTCACTTCTTCCTACACCAAACCGGTAAATATAATGTTGCAACAGTTGAAGAGCATTGCAGACGAAGAAGGATTCCGCTATCAGGAATTCATCGAACGGGCAACCACCCTTTTCTTCTCCAGTCCCAAGAACTCGCTATTAACCATTTACTCCATCTTTGAAAAGATCGTTGCGCAACATTCTGAGATGAAAGAGCCTTGTTGTATCACTCTCTGCCAACTATTTTTGAAGAAGGACGAAAGCCTGCAAAAGAAAGCTGCCAACTTTATTTCAAAGTATGGAGACGCCTCTTCGTCCAATCTCCAAGAAACACTACAGTCTTATCAACCGGAGATGTTTCAAAGTGTGCAAGCGATACTCGCATCTTTCAAGCCACAGTCTACAGAGCCACACCTTGCAGAAGAAGCAAATGCAACAGATACAAGTACGACAGAAGACATTCTTCATACAGAAGGAAAGAATACAGAAAGAAATAGTACTGATAAATCCCTCCTCTCCGAAGAGCCATCTCTGGAAGCCGTCCGCATTTGCCGGGAAGACAATCGTATTCCATTCCCTGCCAACAAAGAAGATTTCCTGTTCCAGCTTAGCCGTTTGTTCGACATGGAGGAGAACTGGGAGGTAGAAACAACGATTGCCGCTATCATTGCTTTCCATCCCCAACTGGATAAAGAAGACCTCAACCGGATGGAACCTATTTTCCAACGGGCAGCTAATATTGTTGCCAATAGTTGGGAACCATACGAAGATCTCCTTGCCACTTTCCTATTGGAATACCAACGCTTATGGGCACAGACAGACGACCCTAATACAGGAGTTTTGAGAAACATATTCACTCGGCTGGAAGAGAAACTGAAAGGAATAGATAAAAACAGAGGAGCTTACGACGAACGTTCCTTCAAACGACTTGCTGACTGGCAACCCGGTTATAGCAACGCAACCTGTTTCACCCCCATCAAGCAGTTATGGCTGAATGTGATCCGCAAAATAAAAGAAAGAAATACATTGCCATTGCTTTCTACTCCCACTCATACCCCGGCATACCTACAAGCCACCGAACTGATACGCCGGCTTGCCGCATATCAGGAAGTAGGAAAGAAACCCTGTTCGTGGGATTTCCAACTGGCTATTGCCCGTTGTGCCATGGAAGACAAAGAAGAAGCCATCGTCACCGCCCGGCAACTGTTGCAAGATGAGTATCTGCATCTCTCCCTGTTCTTATTAGACGAAAACACGCAACCCGAACCGCCCTACAACCATCCGACCGCTTGGGTAGCCGCCGGACTGGTAAAAGCACCGGAGACAGAATTTGAAGCATTCAAGTCTTTCGCCTGTAACACATTGCCACACAAGCATCTGACAGGAGACTACGAATGGAAAGAAGTGAAACCCAAAGAAAACTCATACGAAACGGACAGACGCCTGCTCCAACTTGATTTTCACAAATGGCACAAATATATCGAACGCAACAGCCATCAGCTATGGCAGGAACATCTGATTATTAACAGTAAATACAACATGGATGACTCCCGCTACATGGAACCTCTATTGTGTTGTTACCCTAACCACCCGGAACCGTTGATAGCCCGGATTATCTCCTGCTACATGGCGTTCGGCACTCCACAGGAAGACAGCAAACGTACTCTTGCCTGTGCCTTACGTATGTTATTGTCTTTCCATTGCCCGCTCAAAGAGATGAGTCTGCTCCTGTTAAGCGGTTCACTGCTTTTTGTAGACAAAACAGTCCGTTCCTATGCAGCAGAATTATGGGTGGAAGGACTCTCCACAGGGAGAATAAACAACCACCGGGTAGGAGAAATCCTGGCCCGGCTTATCAGCATGGAACTTGCTCCGTTAAAACGCTTCACCACACAAGTGTACGAAAGCATGTACAAACGAAGTGCTTTCCACAACCGCCAACTGGAAGAACTGCTCACTGTATTTATCAGCGGATTGCCCGACAAACCCGTCACCGGACTCAAACAACTGCTCGAACTCTATCTGGAACTATTGACCATCAACCACAGCAAGGTTACGAACGAACGACTCCTGCAACGCCTGCAAGAATGGGCAACGAACAGCAATCTGAAGAAAGTGACCACTTCACTCAACAAACTATAATAAATTCATGATTATGACCATAGAAGAACGCCTCAACGAAATAGTAGAAAAGCAACAGGGTGATGACATCATCCCCTTTCTGCAAGGACTTACACAGGAAGAGCGAAAGGGGCTTGTCCCCTGCCTGAACAAACTGGAAGAATACTACAGTAAATTCGTGCAACTTAACGAGAATACATACGGTACACGGGCAACTTCCGTACAGCATCGTATCATCAATCTTACCGCCCTCGTTGTCTATTCTCTGAAAGAATTCCGCAAATACGAATGGGGAATCAATACGGAGGAACTGAATGAATTGATCCCGTGGTACATTCCCTCCTGGCTCGATAGCTTCTTCAAAGAAGGTGAAAGCAAAGAATTCGACGGTTTCTACGGAATGAATTACGAGATCCTGATGGATTGGATAGAACAAGGAGTACTCACCATAACACCCTCTCCACAAACCATCGCGAAGTATCTGGTGAACTATCTGAACAATACAGATTTCCTGCAAAAACGGGTAATCACACTCAAAGAGCATATCTGGTATCTGTTCCAACATGACTGCAGACAAAACTGGGCAGACAGCCGTACGAGTGGACAACCTTATTTCTCTTTCAGATACTTCGTAGAACACGGACAGCTAGACCGTATGCGTGTATTAAGGGAATCTCTGCTCGCTGTCAACCGAAAAATGAACAAGAACTTATGCGGCTGGTTTGCAGGCATGTTTACCGCACTTAACCCCAGCATAGAAGAGCAACTCGCATTACAACCGGAAATATTCGCCGTCCTGTCTGCCCCTCACAGCCGCCCGGTTAATACCATACTCGGACTGCTGAAAGGCTTATGCGTTCATCCACAATTCCGGATCGAAGAGTTTCTGAATCAGACTTCCGTTCTTTTCGCTTCAGATGTGAAGGCAGTCCACCAAAACACATTGGCCGTACTTAACAAGCTGGCAAAAGAAAGAAAAGAATTTCGTGACACCATCTGTTGTGTTGCCGCACAAGGATTAATGAGCCGGGAAGAATCCACTCAAAGCAAGATAGTCAAACTGATCCTGACGTATGGAGAGACGGAATCCGCCACATTAAGAGAAGCACTCTCCGTATATACGGAAACAATGTTGACAAACACTAAAAAAGAGCTGAAGGCTTATCTGGAAAATAACGAATCCGGCCATACTTCTGCCTATAATGAAGCGACTCCCGCCCACTTCGGACAGCCCGATAACGATTCCGCCTCTTTCGTGTATGAGCCAATACTTCCCATTATCCGTGAGGACAACCGGATACAGGAAATCGCTTCTCCCGAAGACCTGATATTTCTTGCCAGCCAAGTGCTGGATGTGAACGAGATCTATCACTTCGACCTATTACTCGGTGCCTTAGTGCAATGGGACCGGCAACAGGAAGCGAAACAAATCTCACAATGGACACCCATCCTTCAACGCGCCTACAAACTACTGATAAACGGAGGAAGTTCACGAAACGGCCTATTAGACCAACTAATGGCAACTTTTCTCCTTGATTATGCAAAGCTACTGGTTAAACGCTTCCCTAAAGAAGCAAAAGAGCTAAGCGACTTACATCAGAAAATGGTACAGAAAGACGAACTGCAGAAAGGTAAATGGGGCTATCGAAATCTGCAGAAACTCACCATCCGTCAGAAAACAAACCAAAAAGAGAAATTCCCCGTTCACAAGCAGCTATTATGCCGCACACTAGACCTTTTGGAAAGCAAGGAGAAACCTTTACCCCTATTGTCCACTCCCACCCATATACCTATGTTTATTGCTCCGGCAACCCTGATAAAAAGATTAAAACAATATCAACTAGCAAACGCCGAGCCAGACGATATGGATATGCAAACGGCACTCTCGCGAGTGGCACTAGATGATTCATCGCAAGAACTCCCTATCATCCTTCAAGACTTAAAAGGAGAATACCAACGTTTACTTTCTTTCTTATTGGGAGCAGAAGACGCACTCCCTCAAGCCCCCTTCACCCATCCTTCCTGGTGGATGACAGCAGGACTCGTCAAGTCGCCGGAGACAATCTACTCCGAATTCAAAGATTTCTCTTATAGTAAAGGGCCACGTGAATTCCTGACCGGAAACTTTGTATGGAGAACTTATCTGCACACTGACTCGTATATCGATTACAACAAGAAAAAAGTAGAATGGACCTCCGCTATTCTTAATTTCGATATCCCGGAAAGCAAGAACTCTCATATCGTCAATAAAGACGAATATAATGAGAGAATCAATTACCATTCATACGATCCTCATCCGTTAGTGGTCGAAATGTACCCGCTGATAGAACGTTACGACGATATACAGAACGACTTGCCACGTTTGGCATGGTTAACTCCCAATATGCCTGAACCATTATTGGTATGGTGCATCCGCAGTGCCATATATTATCCGATGCTAAATGAGGTCAGGGAAATAGGCATCACCAAAGCCACCATCGAAGCGCTTCATCAGTTAAGACACACCTGGCATGAGACGTCTTACATACTGGAAGCCAGTTGTATGTTGGTAGCAGATAAGACTTCCCGTTCTTACGCCGCCGAAATCTGGATAGACCGTGTCGGCAAAGGATGTATAGACAGTGAACACATAGGTAAAATCTTAGGTTCACATCAACACACCGGCTGGGGACCGTTGAAAAGACTCACCGATCTGATACAGCAACAAATGATGAATGTCAGCCCCCTGCACAACCGGGAACTGGAGAAACTAATCGTGGCAATGCTGGCCGAACTTCCGGAAAAGCCGATAAAAGATTTAAAAAAGTTGTTGGAGATATATGCAGAACTGTTGTCAATCAACAACAGCAAAGCCAAAGATGAACAGGTTTTGCACCTGTTGGACGTTTGGAAAGGGGTCGCCAATCTGAAAAAAACAGTGGCTAATATCCAACATTAAGAGAAGCGGTTGGAGTTACTTAATCTCTTGCGTTGTGTCAACGTATTGGCACGACCCGATCACTTAAACAATCAGGATTTAAAGGTAGTTTATTGGAGCTAAAGCCAAAAAGAAGTATCTTTGGCACACAAAATACCAAAGTTTGAATGATCATTCTAAAATATAGTTTAACCATCTTCTGTTTGCTGCTGACAGGATGCTCCTTCTTTTCCGACCAAAAGGAGAAGGAGGGTCCCACCCTGACGGAATACGAATATACACCGGACGATATGCAATCCGGCGAAGAATGTACCACCGTCTCACCGCCACCGCCAGAGCGAAGCGCAATGGCTCTCTATATGGACTCACTAGGACTTGTCAATGTAACCGATCTGGATAGTAGCCTCGTTGTCAAACTAATGTATACGCAGGCTGATAATTTCACGGGCGAAGTGCTTTACGATAGCCTAACGGAAGCCTATCTGCATCCGGATGCGGCATACGCTCTTATAGAAGCACAAAAAGCCTTGAAAGAGCTACATCCCTCTTATAGTCTTATCATTTACGATGCAGCCCGCCCCATGTCGGTACAAAAGAAAATGTGGAACGTAGTGAAAGGAACGTCCAAATATAAATATGTCTCCAACCCAAACCGTGGAGGCGGACTACATAACTACGGGCTGGCAGTAGACATCAGTATTCAAGACTCTTTAGGGCAGCCTTTACCTATGGGAACCAAAGTAGACCATTTGGGTGTGGAAGCTCACATCACAAACGAAAACGAACTGGTACATAACGGAAAAATGAGTGAAACAGAACGTCAGAACCGGATATTGCTGCGAAAAGTAATGAAAGAAGCCGGGTTCCGTGCATTACCCAGTGAATGGTGGCATTTCAATTTTTGCAGCCGGGATGTAGCCAGACAGAAATATAAGTTAATACCATAAATCGGCACTCGACAAGACCATAACCGGTGCTCAACGATTCAGTGTAATATCCTATAACACAATAACGCTATGATACAAATTTCCCCCGAAACTCTACTTTTCATCCGCGAACATTCATCGGAGGATGTACGCGCACTGGCTTTACAAGCTAAAAAGTATCCGGATATAGATATGCCGACTGCCATCACCCAAATTGCAGGAAAACAGGTTGCCGCCGAAAAGATTCCCTCATGGTGGGCAATAGAAAAGATATGGTATCCGAAACATCTGTCGCTAGAGCAATGCTCTTCTGAAATCACTGCCCGCTACAAAGCCCGTCTTTCGCAAGGAGATTCTCTGACCGACCTCACCGGAGGCTTCGGCATAGACTGTTCTTTTCTTGCCACCGGATTCAAGTCCGCCACTTATGTAGAACGTCAGGAAGAGCTTTGCGAAATAGCCGCACACAACTTTCCCATACTGAATCTAAACCATATAAACGTAAGAAATGAGGACGGAGTAGCCTATCTGCAAACAATGTCCCCCGTAGATTGTATCTTCCTCGACCCTGCCCGCCGCAATGAATACGGCGGAAAAACGGTCGCCATCTCCGACTGCGAACCGAACGTAGCCGAACTCGAAGATCTTCTGCTTAGCAAAGCCAACCGGGTAATGATAAAACTCTCTCCCATGCTCGATCTTTCAGTAGCACTGAAAGAGCTGAAACATACACAGGAAGTTCATATCCTATCCGTCAATAACGAATGTAAGGAACTGCTAATCCTACTCGGACAAACATCACCGGCAGAAATCGCCATTCATTGTGTAAACCTCTTCACGAAAAGGATTCAAGAAGAACAACACTTCGTATTCACCCGCGAACAAGAGCAGCGTAGCGAATGTACTTATACCGAATCTTTAGAAAATTACCTTTACGAGCCGAATGCATCTCTTCTAAAAGCCGGTGCCTTCCGCAGTATCGCCGCAGTCTACTCTGTCCGGAAACTGCATCCCAACAGTCATCTTTACACCTCCGATACTTTCATCGAAAACTTCCCCGGAAGAATCTTCCGGATTGTCAACCACTGTAGTTTCAATAAAAAAGAAGTAAAGGAAAATCTGGCAGATCTGAAAAAAGCAAATGTGACTGTCCGTAACTTCCCCGCCACAGTAGCCGAACTTCGCAAACGGCTCCATCTGACAGAAGGAGGAGATACCTACCTATTTGCCAGCACGTTAAATAATGGACAAAAAGTTATCATCCGCTGTGAGAAAGTCTGAACTAGTACCCACAGCTACCTGCGCACACTTGCACAAGGCGTAAGCTGGGATGGGCAATACCTCTTCCGTCCTCTCAAACGCTTTATCTTTGGAGGAACCTACACCGGATTTTCTTCCAAAGGAAGCCATCCTGAAGGAAAAGACCATTTATGGATTCATTTCATCGGCACGCAAATCGGAATGTGTAATGCCAATACCAAACATTGGCAAATCCGGGTGACAACCGGTCCTGGCGGAGTCATTCTGCGAAACAACAGCGAAGTATTCGGCAACACACGAAAAGTGAGAGCCTTCACTATCGGTCTACTCACCAATGCCAATGTTACCTATAAGCTGAGTCCCAACCTAGGAGTCAGTCTAGGAGTACAATATATGTATAGCGAACTACTTAGAATGAGGACTCACTATCACGGAGAAAAGGTTATTGTAAAACTCGATTCAAATGATGATGCCAACCTCACACGACTAAACGTCACTACGGGATTATCCTATTATTTCTAACATTCACTAAAAAAAGCAATATGAAGAAATATATACTCATTCTCTTTTCCATCATCAGCTTCTGGAGTTGTACGGAAGATGAATCGATCGATATCACCGTTTTGCCTTCTGCCACCACTACAGGCGCCAACACATTCGGTTGCCTGATGGACGGCTGGGTTTATGTGGGAGGACGCTACCTGAATTGGGGACACTCATATAGATCAATACCGGTGTAAAAACAAACTTTTAATACGAACTAAATCACACTATTTATTCCTTTAAAAGGAAGCCCCCGTTGGTTTAAAAGGAACGGGAGGTTGGTTTAAAAGGAAGAGGGCGTTCCTTTTAAACCAACAAATCAAAAAAATCGAAGCAATTATGTAAATTTATAAATCACTAATATACAACAGAATATGAATATAAAGATTTAAATTCTCTTGATGATATAAATTCTACTCTCAGTGAAAAAACACACAACCCGAGGTGTTCCTTTCGTGATGAAAAGGACACCTTTTTAGTAATATTCTATCGCCTACCGATTAGTAGAAGTCCCGTAAGCCTACGATCAATCCAAGCAAAAACTATTCAGATCTATTTTCTTCCCCCGCCTTATTGGAAGGATTATTGCTTTTCTGATACTCTTTGGGAGTGGTCGTCTCATTTCCATCCCGAACTGCCATATAATGCGGTGACATAATTTCAATGCCGGCCTCATTAAATTTATCCTGAATATTCTGATGCAAATCCGAATAAATCTGTGCCATCTT
The Bacteroides luhongzhouii DNA segment above includes these coding regions:
- a CDS encoding RNA polymerase sigma factor, with the translated sequence MKSLTFRKDLIGVQDELLRFAYKLTTDREEANDLLQETSLKALDNEDKYTPDTNFKGWMYTIMRNIFINNYRKVVRDQTFVDQTENLYHLNLPQESGFESTERAYDLKEMHRVVNALPKEYRVPFAMHISGFKYREIAEKLNLPLGTVKSRIFFTRQKLQEELKDFR
- a CDS encoding M15 family metallopeptidase → MIILKYSLTIFCLLLTGCSFFSDQKEKEGPTLTEYEYTPDDMQSGEECTTVSPPPPERSAMALYMDSLGLVNVTDLDSSLVVKLMYTQADNFTGEVLYDSLTEAYLHPDAAYALIEAQKALKELHPSYSLIIYDAARPMSVQKKMWNVVKGTSKYKYVSNPNRGGGLHNYGLAVDISIQDSLGQPLPMGTKVDHLGVEAHITNENELVHNGKMSETERQNRILLRKVMKEAGFRALPSEWWHFNFCSRDVARQKYKLIP
- a CDS encoding Cof-type HAD-IIB family hydrolase, producing MIKAIMLDVDGTLVSFETHEVLQSSVEALKEIHDRGIRIVIATGRAAGDLHEIAAVPYDGIIALNGADCVLLDGTVIRRHLIPKDDFKKAMEIAKAFDFAVAIELDEGVFVNRLTPTVERIAKIVEHPIPAVVDIEELFERKECCQLCFYIDDEIEQQVMPLLPNLSLSRWHPLFADVNLAGISKATGISAFADYYGIEMAEIMACGDGGNDIPMLKAAGIGVAMGNASEAVKASADFITDTVENDGLCKALKNFGIIASLTGI
- a CDS encoding DUF6493 family protein, giving the protein MTIEERLNEIVEKQQGDDIIPFLQGLTQEERKGLVPCLNKLEEYYSKFVQLNENTYGTRATSVQHRIINLTALVVYSLKEFRKYEWGINTEELNELIPWYIPSWLDSFFKEGESKEFDGFYGMNYEILMDWIEQGVLTITPSPQTIAKYLVNYLNNTDFLQKRVITLKEHIWYLFQHDCRQNWADSRTSGQPYFSFRYFVEHGQLDRMRVLRESLLAVNRKMNKNLCGWFAGMFTALNPSIEEQLALQPEIFAVLSAPHSRPVNTILGLLKGLCVHPQFRIEEFLNQTSVLFASDVKAVHQNTLAVLNKLAKERKEFRDTICCVAAQGLMSREESTQSKIVKLILTYGETESATLREALSVYTETMLTNTKKELKAYLENNESGHTSAYNEATPAHFGQPDNDSASFVYEPILPIIREDNRIQEIASPEDLIFLASQVLDVNEIYHFDLLLGALVQWDRQQEAKQISQWTPILQRAYKLLINGGSSRNGLLDQLMATFLLDYAKLLVKRFPKEAKELSDLHQKMVQKDELQKGKWGYRNLQKLTIRQKTNQKEKFPVHKQLLCRTLDLLESKEKPLPLLSTPTHIPMFIAPATLIKRLKQYQLANAEPDDMDMQTALSRVALDDSSQELPIILQDLKGEYQRLLSFLLGAEDALPQAPFTHPSWWMTAGLVKSPETIYSEFKDFSYSKGPREFLTGNFVWRTYLHTDSYIDYNKKKVEWTSAILNFDIPESKNSHIVNKDEYNERINYHSYDPHPLVVEMYPLIERYDDIQNDLPRLAWLTPNMPEPLLVWCIRSAIYYPMLNEVREIGITKATIEALHQLRHTWHETSYILEASCMLVADKTSRSYAAEIWIDRVGKGCIDSEHIGKILGSHQHTGWGPLKRLTDLIQQQMMNVSPLHNRELEKLIVAMLAELPEKPIKDLKKLLEIYAELLSINNSKAKDEQVLHLLDVWKGVANLKKTVANIQH
- a CDS encoding DUF6493 family protein → MEELKKELEKLSKAYVDTPENEEKILIPFIKRLLELPMKDRRKLLPLIRELQWIKGRFAGFSSETTCSPARAHFLSAVQFVCANKREVDMAYHVKFDMLCKLLPLYNPAWLTDFINDDKTWFNFDLNYEELMQLMDMGYLKEITPNRIAHVLPWITLIRKKGGKGDDTFNSELLLKRDITLKEHIWTLFEHESIIGYQDDCAKNAYKKGITTRDESISAALYRYSLDGHLDRERLLRTTLATFHRSFKKDMAGWFAKFFETLQPTTGELLSLQEEIMQTFTSSYTKPVNIMLQQLKSIADEEGFRYQEFIERATTLFFSSPKNSLLTIYSIFEKIVAQHSEMKEPCCITLCQLFLKKDESLQKKAANFISKYGDASSSNLQETLQSYQPEMFQSVQAILASFKPQSTEPHLAEEANATDTSTTEDILHTEGKNTERNSTDKSLLSEEPSLEAVRICREDNRIPFPANKEDFLFQLSRLFDMEENWEVETTIAAIIAFHPQLDKEDLNRMEPIFQRAANIVANSWEPYEDLLATFLLEYQRLWAQTDDPNTGVLRNIFTRLEEKLKGIDKNRGAYDERSFKRLADWQPGYSNATCFTPIKQLWLNVIRKIKERNTLPLLSTPTHTPAYLQATELIRRLAAYQEVGKKPCSWDFQLAIARCAMEDKEEAIVTARQLLQDEYLHLSLFLLDENTQPEPPYNHPTAWVAAGLVKAPETEFEAFKSFACNTLPHKHLTGDYEWKEVKPKENSYETDRRLLQLDFHKWHKYIERNSHQLWQEHLIINSKYNMDDSRYMEPLLCCYPNHPEPLIARIISCYMAFGTPQEDSKRTLACALRMLLSFHCPLKEMSLLLLSGSLLFVDKTVRSYAAELWVEGLSTGRINNHRVGEILARLISMELAPLKRFTTQVYESMYKRSAFHNRQLEELLTVFISGLPDKPVTGLKQLLELYLELLTINHSKVTNERLLQRLQEWATNSNLKKVTTSLNKL
- a CDS encoding SWIM zinc finger family protein, producing the protein MTDTISYQYAAPSTLQRSADQDELFLAKYSEIEKKEAPCFFWGKLTQPYMTARCLIALSNVVQSSFNLTPAQLAMLKDPIVTAGNNRLRFEGFSNCAGVYARVDVLPDGHDGEFLENGTTNVDFNPGMISALGGIGRQENVVMSVGPKEVGLYNKGEKVIERKVPLPVKWIKGLTTVQIYQSVAEKVFSFNRIQTLQLFQTLPKSSVKCDYYLVMRGQKPAFSPVKSMNAICIGGLHRLRLLEPLLPFADELKVFVHPTMQSTIWQLYFGPVRFSLSLSRECWRGFSGEGAALESLLEDVPERWIEAMDKYSYANQQFNPTLFAIKEHIDLDKVDSLSARLAAMGLLGFDLDENSFFYRRLPFKTERILSLNPRMIAAEKLLKEEKVEIISNDGNRTEARVAGSGGVRHTVILDRENEKERCTCTWFSSNQGERGACKHILAVKKLAQWKN